The nucleotide window TTGATTATAACAGCATCTTTAAAAATATTCCGGGTGCCGCTGTTCCGGTGGTATATAACCAGGGACGAAGCGCTATGTTATCGCGGGGATTTACCACAGCCAATTTCATCCGTAACAGTATTTCAGGTTTTGTGTACACTAATATTGATCCTGCGAACCTCGAAGTGTTGCAGGCTATCAAAGGACCATCAGGGACTTTATTTAATAGCGGGCAAATTTCCTTTGGAGGCTTATTCAACAGGGTTACCAAAAAACCGTTAGAGAATAATAAAACAGAGATCGCATTTACCGGCGGTAGTTATAATTTAAACAGGCTTACCTTCGATGTCAACAGGCCGTTAACCAACGATAAGCAGGTATTGTTTCGTATCAACGGTGCCGTACATACTGAGAAAAGCTTCCAGGACCAGGGCTTTAGCAGAAATATAATGCTGGCGCCCAGCTTTATTTATAAGCTGAATGATCGCCTGGATTTTCTTTTAGACATTGAGGCTTCGATGTATAACGCAACGTCTCCTATTCGTTTTGCTCCTTCCGTAACAGCTACCTCTGTAAAGAACATACGAGATCTTGGTATGGATTATAAACGTTCCTTCCTTACCAACTCGCTGGATTATAACACCCAGCAGGTAAATTTTTTCGGACAGATCAATTATGCTTTATCTGGTAACTGGAAATTGCAAACTAATATTACCCGAACTTTTTCAACAACAAAAGGCTATGTAACGCAGCTGATTGGAGTAAATGACAGTATGTTGCGCCAGCGTGCTCAAAAAGAAAATTTCCCTTATAACGGCGTGGAGCTGCAGCAAAACCTTATCGGCGATTTTGAGATAGGGACATTGAGAAACAGAATTGTAGTAGGTATTGACTATTACAACCAACGCAGTGACAGAAATACACCTACAGTTACGCTACCTGCTATCAACTTTAAAAAACCTGGTACAGCTTATGCCAATTTCAATGCTGATAAGGTTGACTCGGCTGCTGCCCGTGTTGTTCCTGAAACCTATGCTACCAATGTTTCCAACTATAGCGCCTATGTATCCAACGTTTTGAATATCACATCCCGGTTTAATGTAATGCTTAGCTTAAGACTCGATCACGTAGATAATAAAGGCCGGTATGATGTAGCTACCGCTGTGTCCACCGATGCGTTCAACCAGGCAGCCTTGTCGCCCAAACTGGGTATCGTATATGAAATGATAAAAGATAAATTATCGTTGTTTGGTAACTATATGAATGGGTTCGATTATAATGCCGGGTCAGATTCTGCAGGTAACCCGTTTAAGCCACAACAGGCCAACCAGTGGGAGATAGGCTTCAAAACCGACCTGTTCCATCACCGGCTCACCGGCACCATTAGCTACTACGATATAGCCGTTAAAAATATTTTAAGACTGGCTCCCGGAGGTGTCTTTAATATCCAGGATGGCATGCAGATCAGCCGCGGTTTTGAAGCCGAGATAATTGCCAATCCGGTTGATGGACTCAACCTTATCACTGGTTATACTTATAACGACAGTAAACTAACCAATGCCGCTGCCCATGTAGATGGTTTAAGACCCGCCGCATCGGGTCCCATGCACCTCGCCAATTTCTGGATCAGTTACCGCATTGTTTCAGGTAAAGCTAAAGGGCTGGGCGCCGGGTTGGGAGGTAATTACGGCAGCGCATCTTATCAAACCAATACGCATAAATTTAAGTTTGAAATACCTGCCTATACCGTTTTTGATGCTACCGCATTTTATGATTTTGTAAAATGCAGGGTAGGGCTGAAACTGGATAATCTTACCAATGAGCAGTATTGGTCCTTCCGCCTGGCACCCCAAATGCCAAGAAGGTTGTCTGCAAACCTGGTATTTCGGTTCTAAAAAACAGGTTTTTGGCTGGCATGAGGCGAAGAACGGCCCTACCAGGTGTA belongs to Niabella yanshanensis and includes:
- a CDS encoding TonB-dependent receptor; amino-acid sequence: MADDGGGIIKGKIVDADQNPVRGASIGLLETPYATYSDAGGNFEIKGLATGKYVIRVTFVGFKPYDEALQVNSEKVTFVKISLQKEAESLSEVTVVSGINRFNKKETDNVARLPLRNIENPQVYSVIPKEIIAEQVLVDYNSIFKNIPGAAVPVVYNQGRSAMLSRGFTTANFIRNSISGFVYTNIDPANLEVLQAIKGPSGTLFNSGQISFGGLFNRVTKKPLENNKTEIAFTGGSYNLNRLTFDVNRPLTNDKQVLFRINGAVHTEKSFQDQGFSRNIMLAPSFIYKLNDRLDFLLDIEASMYNATSPIRFAPSVTATSVKNIRDLGMDYKRSFLTNSLDYNTQQVNFFGQINYALSGNWKLQTNITRTFSTTKGYVTQLIGVNDSMLRQRAQKENFPYNGVELQQNLIGDFEIGTLRNRIVVGIDYYNQRSDRNTPTVTLPAINFKKPGTAYANFNADKVDSAAARVVPETYATNVSNYSAYVSNVLNITSRFNVMLSLRLDHVDNKGRYDVATAVSTDAFNQAALSPKLGIVYEMIKDKLSLFGNYMNGFDYNAGSDSAGNPFKPQQANQWEIGFKTDLFHHRLTGTISYYDIAVKNILRLAPGGVFNIQDGMQISRGFEAEIIANPVDGLNLITGYTYNDSKLTNAAAHVDGLRPAASGPMHLANFWISYRIVSGKAKGLGAGLGGNYGSASYQTNTHKFKFEIPAYTVFDATAFYDFVKCRVGLKLDNLTNEQYWSFRLAPQMPRRLSANLVFRF